A single window of Candidatus Methanomethylicota archaeon DNA harbors:
- a CDS encoding CoA-binding protein gives MQELQQLFKPKSIAIIGASNNPRKIGHEIMKNIIISGYEGKIYPINLEGKDVLGFKSYTSILSISDEIDLAIIAIPASFVIDVLEECGRKGVKAVIVISSGFKEIGNIELEEKLLSIVKKYGMRILGPNVFGIYYAPSKLNATFGPSRIHPGKIAFITQSGALGIALMEWATLHKIGLSTVVSMGNKADIDEADILDYLSNDNETKAVIIYMEGVKDGRKLMKSLINITLKKPVIIIKSGRSNVGAIAAASHTGSMAGSDIVYTTAFKQSGALRADDLLQAFDWAKLMVMQPPPKNKDCVILTNGGGIGVLAADACEKEDLNLPILPQDLQNELKKIMPIFGSSRNPIDLTGQAGEEEYFNSLRILMKDDRVSSIVLLYCQTAITDPIEISNAILNVYREFDTKKPIVVSFLGGEKCEEAMKKLEENSIPTYEIPERAISSLAAYYKWYKRKINPTISY, from the coding sequence ATGCAAGAACTTCAACAATTATTTAAGCCTAAGAGTATTGCTATCATTGGTGCTTCTAATAATCCAAGAAAAATAGGCCATGAAATTATGAAAAATATAATTATTAGTGGATATGAGGGAAAAATTTATCCAATAAATTTAGAAGGAAAGGATGTACTTGGATTTAAATCATATACATCAATATTATCTATTTCAGATGAAATTGATTTAGCAATAATTGCTATTCCAGCTTCTTTTGTAATTGATGTTTTAGAAGAATGTGGAAGAAAAGGAGTAAAAGCAGTAATTGTAATAAGTTCTGGTTTTAAAGAAATTGGAAATATTGAATTAGAAGAAAAGCTTCTATCAATTGTAAAAAAATATGGAATGAGAATACTTGGGCCCAATGTCTTTGGTATTTATTATGCTCCTTCAAAATTAAATGCTACTTTTGGACCTAGTAGAATTCATCCAGGAAAAATAGCTTTTATAACTCAAAGTGGAGCACTTGGAATTGCATTAATGGAATGGGCCACTTTGCATAAAATAGGATTATCCACTGTAGTAAGTATGGGGAATAAAGCAGATATAGATGAGGCTGATATTCTAGATTATCTTTCTAATGATAATGAAACTAAAGCTGTTATAATATACATGGAAGGTGTAAAAGATGGTAGAAAGTTAATGAAGTCTTTAATTAATATTACATTAAAAAAACCAGTAATAATAATAAAATCTGGTAGAAGTAATGTAGGAGCAATAGCAGCTGCTTCACATACTGGTTCTATGGCAGGATCTGATATTGTTTATACTACTGCTTTTAAACAAAGTGGTGCACTTAGAGCAGATGATTTATTACAAGCTTTTGATTGGGCAAAGTTAATGGTAATGCAACCCCCTCCTAAAAATAAGGACTGTGTTATATTAACTAATGGTGGAGGAATAGGTGTATTAGCAGCTGATGCTTGTGAAAAAGAGGATTTGAATTTACCAATTCTACCACAAGATTTGCAAAATGAACTTAAGAAAATTATGCCAATATTTGGAAGTAGTAGAAATCCAATAGATTTAACTGGACAAGCTGGAGAAGAAGAATATTTCAATTCATTACGTATACTTATGAAGGATGATAGAGTAAGTTCAATAGTTCTATTATATTGTCAAACTGCTATCACTGATCCTATAGAAATATCAAATGCAATTTTAAATGTATATAGAGAGTTTGATACTAAAAAACCCATTGTTGTTAGTTTTTTAGGAGGAGAAAAATGTGAAGAAGCAATGAAAAAATTAGAGGAAAATTCCATACCTACCTATGAAATTCCTGAACGTG
- a CDS encoding radical SAM protein codes for MLRIFKISEDIPLMGTVYFGIIDRGTNVLQIRPSTSCPLNCIFCSTDAGPKSKNRQTEYIVDLDILIKWIREIVKIKGMGIEAHIDTVGDPLTYPWLIDLIQNLKELREISIISIQTHGYLLNERTIEELEAAGLSRINLSIDALDEDLAKKLSGSDYYNIKRIMEIAEYITKNTSMDLLIAPVWVHPLNDKEIEKIIDFAKKIGAGKKWPALGIQKCEFHKFGRRTKEIKYMTWYEFYNRLRELEIKTKMKLILKPSDFGIEPRKRIKNEFKKGEKIKVKVIGPGWFKGESLAITQNGKWCLTIIGEVEEDNVIVRLVRVKDNILIGVPI; via the coding sequence ATGTTAAGAATATTTAAAATCTCAGAAGACATACCACTTATGGGTACTGTATATTTTGGAATAATAGATAGAGGTACAAATGTACTTCAAATAAGACCTTCAACTTCTTGTCCATTAAATTGTATTTTTTGTTCTACTGATGCTGGTCCAAAAAGTAAGAATAGACAAACTGAATATATTGTAGATTTAGATATTTTAATTAAATGGATAAGAGAAATTGTAAAAATAAAAGGAATGGGAATTGAAGCTCATATAGATACTGTAGGAGATCCTTTAACATATCCATGGCTTATTGATTTAATACAAAATTTAAAAGAATTAAGAGAAATATCGATTATATCTATTCAAACACATGGTTATTTATTAAATGAAAGAACTATAGAAGAACTTGAAGCTGCTGGACTTTCTAGAATCAATCTTTCAATAGATGCATTAGATGAAGATTTAGCAAAAAAACTTTCAGGAAGTGATTATTATAATATTAAAAGAATCATGGAAATAGCAGAGTATATAACAAAAAATACATCCATGGACTTGCTTATAGCTCCAGTATGGGTTCATCCATTAAATGATAAAGAAATAGAGAAAATAATTGATTTTGCTAAAAAAATAGGCGCTGGAAAAAAATGGCCAGCTTTAGGTATACAGAAATGTGAATTTCATAAATTTGGAAGAAGAACTAAGGAAATTAAGTATATGACTTGGTATGAATTTTATAATAGATTAAGAGAATTAGAAATAAAAACAAAAATGAAGCTTATACTTAAGCCATCTGATTTTGGAATAGAACCAAGAAAAAGAATAAAAAATGAATTTAAAAAAGGAGAGAAAATAAAAGTTAAAGTAATAGGACCAGGATGGTTTAAAGGAGAGAGTTTAGCAATAACACAAAATGGAAAATGGTGTTTAACTATAATTGGTGAAGTAGAAGAAGATAATGTTATTGTTAGATTAGTAAGAGTAAAAGACAATATTCTTATAGGAGTTCCAATTTAA
- a CDS encoding response regulator, which produces MKGRILVIDDDPDIREGISEVLRNSGYEVDAVETATEAIKKSEENAYHIAFIDIVLPDMNGIEVLKKLKDRIPKTRKVIITGYATLENAVEALNLGANAYLIKPVKPEDIIKITEKMMKEIEEEITMTQEKIIKFIETRVKMLEEK; this is translated from the coding sequence ATGAAGGGAAGAATTTTAGTAATTGATGACGATCCTGATATAAGAGAAGGAATTTCTGAAGTTCTAAGAAATTCTGGATATGAAGTAGATGCTGTAGAAACTGCTACAGAAGCTATAAAGAAATCTGAAGAGAATGCCTATCATATTGCATTTATTGATATAGTTCTTCCTGATATGAATGGAATAGAAGTATTAAAAAAATTGAAAGATAGAATACCTAAAACAAGAAAAGTTATTATAACAGGATATGCAACATTGGAAAATGCTGTAGAAGCATTAAATCTTGGAGCAAATGCTTATTTAATTAAACCAGTAAAACCAGAAGATATAATAAAAATTACAGAAAAAATGATGAAAGAAATAGAAGAAGAAATTACAATGACACAAGAAAAAATCATAAAGTTTATAGAAACTAGGGTAAAAATGCTGGAGGAAAAATAA
- a CDS encoding ATP-binding protein, translating to MILSECISIFKKIDFIIAIINKNGEIKQINEFGKKIGLNEGMKLSNIFESKIFEVPEKNLLIYGSIMEEKEDFLFIGMKLNYKELLEALPIPSILSIENKIILDVNKEFLKKYHYDENIKYKNLNEILKFEDKGAIIIDSNGDSYNANINIINLPQSDLFLVLLFEEDLTPLFIHQIKNILQSLMMQIYFIKQLIKSIPDNIKSEFEVEKFIQLFQKTDNQINILGRLVDLFHSLYRKPIKEEVEVSKIIREVISSMNIPDNIEVKVSFENDSKLKLDFFLLMNALMNIIENSINAMPSGGTLEITMNRSESNLIVKIRDTGGGMTKEILDKIFTPYFTTKKGGTGLGLYIARKIIEKHNGKIMVESELGKGTTFSIILPLK from the coding sequence ATGATTCTAAGTGAGTGTATAAGTATTTTTAAGAAAATAGATTTCATAATTGCAATCATAAATAAAAATGGAGAAATAAAGCAAATAAATGAATTTGGAAAAAAAATTGGTTTAAATGAAGGAATGAAATTAAGTAATATATTTGAATCTAAAATATTTGAAGTACCTGAAAAGAATTTATTAATATATGGATCAATAATGGAAGAAAAAGAAGATTTTCTATTTATTGGAATGAAATTAAATTATAAAGAATTATTAGAGGCATTACCTATTCCAAGTATTTTATCAATCGAGAATAAAATAATATTAGATGTTAATAAAGAATTTCTTAAGAAATATCATTATGATGAGAATATAAAATATAAGAATTTAAATGAAATTTTAAAATTTGAAGATAAAGGAGCTATAATAATAGATTCTAATGGAGATAGCTATAATGCAAATATAAATATAATTAATTTACCTCAATCAGATCTATTCTTAGTATTATTATTTGAAGAAGACTTAACTCCTCTTTTCATCCATCAAATTAAGAATATATTACAATCATTAATGATGCAAATATACTTTATTAAACAATTAATAAAATCCATTCCTGATAATATAAAAAGTGAATTTGAAGTAGAAAAGTTTATTCAATTATTTCAAAAAACTGATAATCAAATTAATATTCTTGGAAGACTTGTAGATCTTTTCCACTCTTTATATAGAAAACCAATTAAGGAAGAAGTAGAAGTTAGTAAAATTATAAGAGAAGTTATTTCTAGTATGAATATTCCTGATAATATTGAAGTAAAAGTTAGTTTTGAAAATGATTCAAAATTAAAACTTGATTTCTTTTTATTAATGAATGCACTTATGAATATAATAGAGAATTCTATAAATGCTATGCCAAGTGGAGGTACATTAGAAATTACGATGAATAGAAGTGAATCTAATTTAATAGTTAAAATAAGAGATACTGGAGGAGGAATGACAAAAGAAATTTTAGATAAAATTTTCACACCATATTTTACTACTAAAAAAGGAGGAACAGGATTAGGCTTGTATATAGCTAGAAAAATTATAGAAAAACATAATGGAAAAATAATGGTAGAAAGTGAATTAGGAAAAGGAACAACTTTTTCAATAATATTACCTTTGAAATAA
- a CDS encoding HAD-IIA family hydrolase: MFKGLIIDLDGCVYRGDSLIKGSDEAIEFFRSMGIKILFLTNNSTKTPEEYVEKLNKLGISANPSEIMTSTIATAIYMKRFKRDKCYIIGERALKEAICKEGFEITDDGNLAKYVICGLDREFNYKKLVEACKAIQKGAKFIATNTDPRLPIENGYLPGAGAIVNAIKIATGIKPLVIGKPSKFIINLAIKKLGIDKSNVAIIGDRIDTDIKAGKLAGIFTILIEKNKYIEGKIKPDLIISKLKDLVDYFERK; the protein is encoded by the coding sequence ATGTTTAAAGGATTAATAATAGACTTAGATGGTTGTGTATATAGAGGAGATTCTTTAATAAAAGGTTCTGATGAAGCTATTGAATTTTTTAGATCAATGGGAATTAAAATACTTTTTCTAACTAATAATTCTACAAAAACTCCAGAAGAATATGTGGAAAAATTAAATAAACTTGGAATTAGTGCAAATCCTTCAGAAATAATGACTTCTACTATTGCAACTGCTATTTATATGAAGAGATTTAAGAGAGATAAATGTTATATAATAGGAGAAAGAGCTTTAAAAGAAGCTATATGTAAAGAAGGATTTGAAATAACTGATGATGGAAATTTAGCAAAATATGTAATTTGTGGATTAGATAGAGAATTCAATTATAAAAAATTAGTTGAAGCTTGTAAAGCTATACAAAAAGGAGCTAAGTTCATAGCTACAAATACAGATCCAAGACTTCCAATAGAAAATGGATATTTACCTGGAGCTGGAGCTATTGTTAATGCTATAAAAATTGCTACTGGTATTAAGCCATTAGTAATAGGTAAGCCTTCTAAATTTATTATAAATTTAGCAATAAAAAAATTAGGAATTGATAAATCAAATGTAGCTATAATTGGTGATAGAATTGATACTGATATTAAAGCTGGAAAATTAGCTGGAATTTTTACCATACTTATTGAAAAAAATAAATATATAGAAGGAAAAATAAAACCAGATTTAATCATAAGTAAATTAAAAGATTTGGTGGATTATTTTGAAAGAAAATAA
- a CDS encoding phosphoribosylaminoimidazolesuccinocarboxamide synthase, translating into MKENNTIGYSNLNIGILKRGKVKDVYDLGEELLIFHTDRVSAFDVILPTLIPHKGEYLQKLTVFWFERSKHIFPNHFLSIVDNRTIRVKKAKRIDIEWIIRKYLYGSLWREYSQGKREIYGIKLPSGLKKAEELPEPILTPTTKVEKGHDEPISKKEAIEFGLIDKDTWEILEEASFKLFEFYEKEAKKRGLIIPDFKLEFGFVKDEIIQIDEPPTHDSARIWALKYYKIGESQEKHCLDKEFLRECLRRMGFDGSGNPPELPKKVVKEVEKRCIGAYKVMVGEISIEDLNLLSVDEIFK; encoded by the coding sequence TTGAAAGAAAATAATACTATTGGATATTCTAATCTTAATATTGGAATACTTAAAAGAGGAAAAGTTAAAGATGTTTATGATCTTGGTGAAGAACTTTTAATATTCCATACTGATAGAGTGTCAGCTTTTGATGTTATTCTTCCAACTTTAATTCCTCATAAAGGAGAATATTTACAAAAACTTACAGTATTTTGGTTTGAAAGAAGTAAACATATTTTCCCAAATCATTTTTTATCTATAGTAGATAATAGAACTATAAGAGTAAAGAAAGCAAAAAGAATTGATATAGAATGGATTATTAGAAAATATCTTTATGGATCGCTTTGGCGAGAATATAGTCAAGGTAAAAGAGAGATTTATGGAATAAAACTTCCTTCAGGTCTTAAGAAAGCTGAAGAACTTCCAGAACCTATTTTAACGCCTACAACTAAAGTAGAAAAAGGACATGATGAACCTATTTCAAAAAAAGAAGCTATTGAATTTGGATTAATAGATAAAGATACTTGGGAAATTCTTGAAGAAGCTTCATTTAAACTTTTTGAATTTTATGAAAAAGAAGCAAAGAAAAGAGGCTTGATTATTCCAGATTTTAAATTAGAATTTGGTTTTGTAAAAGATGAAATTATACAAATTGATGAGCCACCAACTCATGATTCAGCAAGAATATGGGCATTGAAATATTATAAAATTGGAGAAAGTCAAGAAAAACATTGTTTAGATAAAGAATTTTTAAGAGAATGCCTTAGAAGAATGGGTTTTGATGGAAGTGGTAATCCTCCTGAATTGCCAAAAAAAGTTGTAAAAGAAGTAGAAAAAAGATGTATTGGTGCTTATAAAGTAATGGTTGGAGAAATAAGTATAGAAGATTTAAATTTATTGTCTGTTGATGAAATTTTTAAATAA
- a CDS encoding amidophosphoribosyltransferase yields MIKEKCGVYAVKCDEEVFPKLYWGSLAQNHRGHESYGFLTYQNGLRRFVDLGLIPRIEKEDFQRWINLLPGNIGIAHVRYGTSGSRSAGLRYAQPIISSNGMRKIGIAYNGNIVNVGWLKKELKINNEVCDSELLCKYLNLSNDIVECVAKCMENIEGGYSVVGLDSNGNLFAFRDPYGIRPLVYGKLENTIAISSESVGLDINNIKLEGEISPGELLIISKDNIEKIKILKINRRAFCGFEFSYFSRPDSIINGKFVYKVREELGKRLGKRFEDYVRKADLIISIPETADDAAYGLHEETGLRWERALRRHRFVTHRAFIMNPNDRSSIINMKINIADNISGKNVIVVEDSIVRGDTTKIIVKKLRKAGANKIFLFVTFPKITHPCFYGIDMATFSELIGFSTSNEEIAKLIGVDAVCYQENEDFVNIIGGNLCMACTTGIYPTKIAQEIANKGKLIPNNKSRIYEYFEV; encoded by the coding sequence ATGATAAAAGAAAAATGTGGAGTTTATGCTGTTAAATGTGATGAAGAAGTTTTTCCTAAACTCTATTGGGGTAGTTTAGCACAAAATCACAGAGGACATGAATCTTATGGTTTTCTTACATATCAAAATGGATTAAGAAGATTTGTTGATTTAGGATTAATTCCAAGAATTGAAAAAGAAGATTTTCAAAGATGGATTAACTTACTTCCAGGAAATATTGGAATAGCTCATGTTAGATATGGAACTTCTGGAAGTAGAAGTGCTGGACTTAGATATGCTCAACCTATAATTTCAAGTAATGGTATGAGAAAAATAGGAATTGCATATAATGGAAATATTGTGAATGTTGGATGGTTAAAAAAAGAATTGAAAATAAATAATGAAGTATGTGATAGTGAACTTTTATGTAAATATTTGAATTTAAGTAATGATATTGTAGAATGTGTTGCAAAATGTATGGAAAATATAGAAGGAGGTTATTCTGTAGTAGGACTAGATTCTAATGGGAACCTTTTTGCATTCAGAGATCCTTATGGAATAAGACCATTAGTTTATGGAAAATTAGAAAATACTATAGCAATATCTTCAGAAAGTGTTGGTTTAGATATAAATAATATAAAATTAGAAGGTGAAATCTCACCAGGAGAGCTCTTAATTATTTCAAAAGATAATATTGAAAAAATAAAAATTTTAAAAATAAATAGAAGAGCATTTTGTGGTTTTGAATTTTCATATTTTTCAAGACCAGATTCGATAATTAATGGAAAATTTGTATATAAAGTAAGAGAAGAACTTGGTAAAAGACTTGGAAAGAGATTTGAAGATTATGTAAGAAAAGCTGATTTAATAATTTCCATACCTGAGACTGCAGATGATGCTGCCTATGGATTACATGAAGAAACTGGTCTTAGATGGGAAAGGGCATTGAGAAGGCATAGATTTGTAACTCATAGAGCATTTATAATGAATCCAAATGATAGAAGTTCAATCATAAATATGAAAATAAATATAGCAGATAATATAAGTGGTAAAAATGTAATTGTTGTTGAAGATAGTATTGTTAGAGGAGATACAACAAAAATAATTGTAAAAAAACTAAGGAAAGCTGGTGCTAATAAAATCTTTTTATTTGTTACTTTTCCAAAAATTACACATCCATGTTTCTATGGAATTGATATGGCAACTTTTTCAGAATTAATAGGATTTTCTACAAGTAATGAAGAAATTGCAAAACTCATAGGAGTAGATGCTGTATGTTATCAAGAAAATGAGGATTTTGTAAATATTATAGGAGGGAATTTATGTATGGCTTGTACTACAGGAATTTATCCAACAAAAATTGCTCAAGAAATTGCAAATAAGGGTAAATTAATTCCAAATAATAAATCAAGAATTTATGAATATTTTGAGGTGTAA